In the genome of Cynocephalus volans isolate mCynVol1 chromosome 15, mCynVol1.pri, whole genome shotgun sequence, one region contains:
- the LOC134363757 gene encoding LOW QUALITY PROTEIN: zinc finger protein 420-like (The sequence of the model RefSeq protein was modified relative to this genomic sequence to represent the inferred CDS: substituted 1 base at 1 genomic stop codon), whose product MHAGEKTDEHNISKKSQRHHEHLSQHPKIPTEEPFEYSRKGKSSNTVPIITCKNIHTGEATCKCSKYCKGSDKSAVIAQEITQVGKKTFQCDVCGKMYKKAKLTQHQIIHTGEKRDNYSDCQTSFIKKSYLISYQGTSTGKQFYPCNEQEKFFCQKSDFTMHRRIPIEEMFYGFIKRGQNFHENSFLNCHQEIHTSEKSCECNGCKESFYHNSTLTVCQRIHVSENPYECEESQIFSSKSKLKKHERIHIVEKPFDYNTCGKTFHQKSNFSKHKRIYKECGKGFNQKSNQKRHQTIHTGEYPYEYKECGKAFIRKWALKRNQRIHKGETLFKCKDCGKGFNKKSHLSRHQRIHTGGKPYECKECGKAFHQKSTLSRHQRIHTGEKSYECKECGKAFYQMSHLSRHQRIHTGEKPYQCKECGEDFNLKSTLNIHQRIHTGEKPYQCKECGKAFKQKASFSLHQRIHTGEKPYECKECGKTFYQRLTLSQHQRIHTGEKPYECKECGKAFNQKSHLSMHQRIHTGEKPYECKERGKAFNXKSDMSIHQRFHTGEKPHECKVCGKAFNRKSYLSRHQTV is encoded by the exons ATGCATGCTGGAGAGAAAACTGATGAGCATAATATATCCAAGAAATCACAGAGACATCATGAGCATCTTAGTCAGCATCCTAAGATTCCAACTGAGGAACCTTTTGAGTATAGTAGAAAAGGAAAATCCTCCAACACAGTGCCAATAATTACATGTAAGAACATTCATACAGGTGAGGCCACCTGTAAATGTAGCAAATATTGTAAAGGCAGTGATAAGTCAGCTGTCATTGCCCAAGAGATAACTCAGGTAGGGAAGAAAACTTTTCAATGTGATGTATGTGGGAAAATGTATAAAAAGGCTAAACTTACTCAACATCAGATtatacacacaggagagaaacgtGATAATTATAGTGATTGTCAGACATCTTTTATTAAGAAATCATACCTTATCTCATATCAGGGAACATCTACAGGGAAGCAGTTTTATCCATGTAATGAACAGGAGAAATTTTTCTGTCAGAAGTCAGACTTTACTATGCATCGCAGAATTCCCATAGAGGAAATGTTCTATGGATTTATTAAGCGTGGCCAAAACTTTCATGAGAATTCATTTCTCAACTGTCATCAGGAAATTCACACAAGTGAAAAATCATGTGAATGTAATGGATGTAAAGAATCTTTCTACCATAACTCTACCCTTACTGTATGTCAGAGAATTCACGTGAGTGAGAATCCATATGAATGTGAAGAAAGTCAAATTTTCTCCAGTAAGTCAAAACTCAAGAAACATGAGAGAATTCACATTGTTGAGAAACCCTTTGACTATAACACATGTGGAAAAACATTTCACCAGAAATCAAACTTTAGCAAGCATAAGAGAATTtataaggaatgtgggaaaggttttaaccaaaagtcaaacCAGAAGAGACATCAGACAATTCACACAGGTGAGTACCCatatgaatataaagaatgtgggaaagcttttattCGAAAGTGGGCCCTCAAAAGGAATCAGAGAATTCACAAAGGTGAGACACTATTTAAATGTAAGGACTGTGGAAAAGGTTTTAACaaaaagtcacacctcagcagacatcagagaattcacacaggtgggaaaccatatgaat gtaaggaatgtggaaaagcttttcaCCAAAAGTCAaccctcagcaggcatcagagaattcacacaggtgagaaatcatatgaatgtaaagaatgtggaaaagctttttaccaaatgtcacacctcagcaggcatcagagaattcacacaggtgagaaaccatatcaaTGTAAAGAGTGTGGAGAAGATTTTAACCTAAAGTCAACCCTCAAtatacatcagagaattcacacaggtgagaaaccatatcaatgtaaagaatgtggaaaagcttttaaacaAAAGGCATCCTTCAGcttgcatcagagaattcacacaggtgagaaaccatatgaatgcaaagaatgtggaaaaactttttaCCAAAGGTTAACCCTCAGccaacatcagagaattcacacaggtgagaaaccatatgaatgtaaagaatgtggaaaagcttttaaccaaaagtcacatctcagcatgcatcagagaatacacacaggtgagaaaccatatgaatgtaaagaacgtggaaaagcttttaactgaAAGTCAGACATGAGCATTCATCAGAGgtttcacacaggtgagaaaccacatgaatgtaaagtctgtggaaaagcttttaaccgaaagtcatacctcagcaggcatcagacagtt